The following proteins come from a genomic window of Proteiniphilum propionicum:
- the dnaN gene encoding DNA polymerase III subunit beta, with protein sequence MKFVVSSATLLNHLQAISRVINTKNTLPILDCFLLDLKDNMLTLTAADSETRLETWVEVNSATGEGFLAINARNLLDPLRELPDQPLTFDINDETLEVFIYYHNGKYNFVGSKGDEYPEPKPLNDSAMSLEIDAETLFTGINRTFFATADDELRPVMNGIYFDITADDLTFVASDGHKLVRVTTSEAQGEGRSSFILPKKPANLLKSLLPRETGKVDVKFDENNAYFTLPTYKMVCRFVEGRYPNYNSVIPQNNPNTFTLDRLAFLNALKRVAVFSNPSSSLVKLQLSEDRIVVSAQDIDFLTAAEETIPCTYEGNVMNIGFKALFLIDILNNIPSADVRVELSDPSRAGLILPVEKEDNEDMLTLLMPMMLND encoded by the coding sequence ATGAAGTTTGTAGTATCAAGCGCCACATTGTTGAATCATTTACAGGCCATAAGCAGGGTCATAAATACCAAAAATACATTACCAATTCTGGATTGCTTCCTTTTGGATTTAAAAGATAATATGCTCACACTAACGGCTGCCGATAGTGAAACGCGATTGGAGACATGGGTTGAGGTTAACAGTGCAACAGGTGAAGGATTTTTGGCTATTAATGCCAGAAATCTGCTCGATCCTCTGCGTGAGCTTCCCGATCAGCCACTCACTTTCGATATCAATGATGAAACCCTTGAGGTGTTTATCTACTACCACAATGGTAAATACAATTTTGTGGGATCGAAGGGTGATGAATATCCGGAACCGAAACCACTTAATGACTCTGCTATGTCACTTGAGATTGATGCAGAAACCCTTTTCACAGGAATCAACCGGACTTTTTTTGCTACTGCCGATGATGAACTTCGTCCGGTGATGAACGGAATATATTTTGATATTACAGCCGATGATCTCACTTTTGTAGCTTCCGACGGTCACAAATTAGTACGAGTGACTACCTCTGAAGCCCAGGGTGAGGGGCGCTCATCGTTTATTCTTCCCAAAAAGCCGGCTAACCTGTTAAAATCTCTCCTTCCCAGGGAAACGGGAAAAGTTGATGTCAAATTTGATGAGAACAACGCATATTTTACCCTGCCTACATACAAAATGGTATGCCGCTTTGTTGAGGGTAGATATCCAAATTATAACTCTGTAATTCCGCAAAATAACCCCAACACGTTTACATTGGACAGGCTGGCATTTTTGAACGCACTTAAGCGAGTAGCTGTCTTTTCAAATCCTTCAAGCAGCCTTGTAAAGTTGCAACTCTCCGAAGACAGAATTGTTGTTTCCGCGCAGGATATTGATTTTCTTACTGCTGCAGAAGAGACGATACCCTGCACTTATGAAGGCAACGTGATGAATATTGGGTTTAAAGCGTTGTTCCTTATAGATATTCTTAATAATATTCCCTCTGCTGATGTGCGAGTAGAACTTTCCGATCCTTCACGTGCCGGATTAATACTGCCGGTGGAGAAAGAGGATAACGAGGATATGCTAACGCTACTTATGCCGATGATGCTGAACGATTAA
- a CDS encoding 3'-5' exonuclease: protein MELNLKNPLVFFDLETTGINITHDRIVEISFLKVYPNGKEEIKSRRINPEMPIPPQSTAIHGITDEDVKDCPTFRQVARSLADQLEGCDLAGFNSSRFDVPMLAEEFLRAGVDFDMSKRKFVDVQIIFHKKEQRTLEAAYAFYCDKKLDNAHSAEADAMATYEVLKSQLDRYPDLVNDIDVLSKEYSSFNNNVDFAGRFIYNEEGVEVFNFGKHKGKPVSEVLKNEPSYYSWMMDGDFPMNTKQVLTKIRLKELNG from the coding sequence ATGGAATTGAATCTTAAAAATCCGCTGGTTTTTTTCGATCTGGAAACTACCGGAATAAATATCACACACGATCGAATTGTTGAAATATCGTTTCTTAAAGTATATCCAAACGGTAAGGAAGAAATCAAATCGAGACGTATAAACCCCGAGATGCCCATTCCGCCGCAGTCAACGGCAATACATGGTATCACTGACGAAGATGTGAAAGATTGCCCCACCTTTAGGCAGGTAGCTAGATCACTTGCCGACCAGTTGGAGGGGTGCGACCTGGCAGGGTTCAACTCCAGCAGGTTCGATGTGCCTATGCTGGCAGAGGAGTTTCTTCGTGCTGGTGTTGATTTCGATATGAGCAAACGTAAATTTGTGGATGTGCAAATCATCTTTCACAAGAAAGAACAGCGTACGTTGGAGGCAGCATATGCTTTCTACTGCGATAAAAAACTGGATAATGCTCACTCTGCTGAGGCAGATGCAATGGCGACCTATGAAGTGCTCAAGTCGCAACTCGACCGCTATCCCGATTTGGTAAATGATATAGATGTATTATCTAAGGAGTACTCAAGCTTCAATAATAATGTCGATTTTGCAGGACGTTTCATCTATAATGAAGAGGGTGTAGAGGTGTTCAACTTCGGAAAACATAAGGGGAAGCCGGTCAGTGAGGTACTTAAAAACGAGCCAAGCTATTATTCCTGGATGATGGATGGTGATTTCCCGATGAATACCAAACAGGTACTCACCAAAATACGATTAAAAGAACTTAACGGATAA
- the truA gene encoding tRNA pseudouridine(38-40) synthase TruA, with protein MPRYFITLAYNGKNYVGWQVQPNGTGVQEVLQGALSTILRDKVEVVGAGRTDSGVHARKMIAHFDWEEADFSSDNLLRKLNNFLPKDISISSIREVRPDAHARFSAISRTYRYYVTTVKDPFRHEFTYRVRYHLNIQMMNALCSVIQQYRDFTSFSKLHTDVKTNNCKIEYAGWERVGEEYVFTIKADRFLRNMVRAIVGTLLEAGRGRLDERGLRRVIEAKNRSVAGDSVPGNALFLEDVSYPDNIWL; from the coding sequence ATGCCCCGTTACTTCATAACCCTTGCATACAATGGTAAGAACTACGTTGGATGGCAAGTCCAACCCAACGGGACTGGTGTGCAGGAAGTTCTTCAGGGTGCGTTGTCAACTATTCTGCGAGATAAGGTGGAAGTTGTGGGGGCTGGGAGAACCGATTCGGGCGTTCATGCCCGGAAAATGATTGCCCATTTCGATTGGGAAGAAGCCGATTTTTCTTCAGACAATCTGTTGCGGAAACTTAATAATTTTCTTCCGAAAGATATATCTATCTCCTCAATACGTGAGGTGCGCCCAGATGCGCATGCCCGGTTCAGTGCAATTTCACGTACTTACAGATACTATGTTACAACTGTAAAGGATCCTTTTCGCCATGAATTTACATACAGGGTTCGTTATCACCTCAATATCCAGATGATGAACGCTTTATGCTCAGTAATACAGCAGTACAGAGATTTTACAAGCTTCAGCAAACTGCATACAGATGTGAAAACCAACAATTGCAAGATTGAATATGCCGGATGGGAGAGGGTGGGAGAAGAGTATGTCTTTACAATCAAGGCCGACAGATTTCTCAGGAATATGGTTCGTGCTATAGTGGGAACACTGCTCGAAGCAGGCAGGGGGAGGCTTGATGAGCGTGGCCTGCGACGTGTTATTGAAGCTAAAAACCGAAGTGTGGCTGGTGACTCTGTTCCGGGAAATGCCCTTTTCCTGGAAGATGTTTCCTATCCCGATAATATTTGGTTATGA
- a CDS encoding FtsB family cell division protein, which produces MKVKITEFGSKRILGITSYQIIFLLILIVMLFFFSDSSITKRIKYETQIKDLESQIDFYRQQADADKEKLNELKSNRDDLEKFARENYLMKKENEEIFIIE; this is translated from the coding sequence ATGAAAGTTAAAATAACAGAATTCGGATCAAAAAGAATACTTGGCATTACATCTTATCAGATAATTTTCCTTCTGATACTGATTGTGATGCTTTTTTTCTTTAGTGACAGCAGCATAACCAAAAGGATAAAATATGAAACGCAGATCAAAGATCTTGAATCCCAGATTGATTTTTACCGGCAGCAGGCAGATGCTGATAAAGAAAAGTTGAATGAACTCAAATCAAATAGAGATGATCTGGAAAAATTCGCACGAGAAAATTATCTCATGAAAAAGGAAAACGAAGAAATTTTCATTATTGAGTAA
- the xerD gene encoding site-specific tyrosine recombinase XerD produces MSNPVIEKYKRYLLLEKGLSSNTIEAYMSDLQKLINFAESRQLTFNSIGQNHLEEFVADLHDKKISPRSMSRVISGIKSFFRFLLLDNYRDDNPGEMLESPKIGLKLPVVLSLNEIDSLLSVIDLSTAEGTRNYAIIETLYSCGLRISELTNLRFSDLFFEEGFIRVEGKGSKQRLVPISETAVQKIRNWIPYRNQINIRKGSEDVLFVSSRGKAISRVTVFHYIRQYAEAAGIQKEISPHVFRHSFATHLLERGANIRVIQEMLGHEKITTTEIYTHIDRSFLRQEIINHHPRNRKSNK; encoded by the coding sequence ATGAGTAATCCGGTGATTGAAAAATACAAAAGGTATCTTCTGCTGGAAAAGGGGCTCTCTTCTAACACCATTGAAGCCTATATGTCTGATCTGCAGAAACTGATTAATTTCGCTGAGTCGCGGCAACTCACTTTTAATTCCATAGGGCAGAATCATCTGGAGGAGTTCGTGGCCGATTTGCACGATAAAAAAATTTCTCCCCGATCCATGTCCCGCGTTATCTCGGGGATAAAATCCTTTTTCCGCTTTCTTCTGCTTGATAACTACAGGGATGATAATCCCGGCGAAATGCTTGAATCGCCCAAGATCGGATTAAAACTTCCCGTGGTATTATCCTTAAATGAGATTGATTCTCTTCTTAGCGTAATAGATCTGTCTACAGCTGAGGGAACACGTAACTATGCAATTATCGAAACGCTCTATAGTTGTGGCCTGCGTATATCGGAGTTGACAAACCTGCGTTTTTCAGATCTTTTTTTTGAGGAAGGTTTTATCCGTGTGGAAGGTAAAGGGAGTAAACAGCGGTTAGTCCCCATTTCCGAAACGGCTGTGCAGAAAATCAGGAACTGGATACCATACCGTAATCAGATTAATATTCGGAAAGGAAGCGAAGATGTACTTTTTGTCAGTTCACGCGGTAAGGCGATTTCGCGTGTAACAGTTTTTCACTACATAAGGCAGTATGCCGAAGCGGCAGGTATACAAAAAGAGATCAGCCCGCATGTTTTTCGTCATTCGTTTGCTACGCATCTGCTCGAAAGAGGTGCTAATATCCGTGTAATCCAGGAGATGCTGGGACATGAGAAAATAACTACAACAGAGATATATACCCATATAGACCGTAGCTTTTTGCGGCAGGAGATAATAAATCATCATCCCAGAAACAGGAAAAGCAATAAGTAA
- a CDS encoding sigma-54-dependent transcriptional regulator has protein sequence MNKSILIIDDNVTVCLMLKSWLVKKNFNVETALSVKEAKQMVKEQPFDLILSDIRMPETDGFAFLSWITKYDSEILVIMMTGYADIETAVASMKSGAADYISKPIDPEQLYLKIDEAFNIQENRLKRKRFSNDFIKLPGSEYEQVFYKLSKVTENNRHLLIIGGRGTGKASTVKYIYERGLHLSKPLVVLDFDQYTDAASLNSRFNETDEKGSILMEKFKLAKGGLLYIRKVDKLNINLQDELLTILTKQKRDDDFTQVVMSTEMSKRNLQKNLIPKLYYLLEKDCLTLPSLKGKKEAIMYLASYFLRFANITLDKKIESIDPAFQDTLIGYEWPGNIQELKNCIIKAALLTEGTNINISVVSGLFGNMPKKRDRNISVKTIEGLRKENYEKEKILEALELAKGNKTMAATILNIDRKTLYNKIKLYNVTTSG, from the coding sequence ATGAATAAGAGCATACTAATAATCGACGACAATGTAACAGTCTGTCTGATGTTGAAATCGTGGTTGGTAAAGAAAAATTTCAATGTCGAAACGGCTTTAAGCGTTAAAGAGGCAAAACAGATGGTGAAAGAACAGCCGTTTGATTTAATTCTAAGTGATATAAGAATGCCTGAAACCGATGGTTTTGCCTTTTTATCATGGATTACAAAATATGATTCTGAAATACTTGTAATCATGATGACTGGATATGCCGATATTGAAACTGCTGTTGCTTCCATGAAATCAGGTGCTGCGGATTATATTTCCAAACCAATTGATCCTGAACAGCTTTATCTGAAAATCGACGAGGCGTTTAATATTCAGGAAAACAGGCTTAAAAGAAAACGTTTTTCCAATGATTTCATAAAACTTCCCGGCAGTGAGTATGAACAGGTTTTCTATAAACTCAGCAAGGTTACCGAAAATAACAGACATCTGCTTATTATCGGTGGCAGGGGAACGGGGAAAGCATCTACCGTAAAATACATATACGAGAGAGGCCTTCATTTATCCAAACCGCTTGTTGTGCTTGATTTTGACCAATATACAGATGCCGCCAGCTTAAATAGCCGGTTTAATGAGACTGATGAGAAAGGGTCTATTTTAATGGAAAAATTCAAGTTGGCAAAGGGTGGCCTTTTGTACATCCGGAAAGTAGATAAGCTCAACATCAACCTGCAGGACGAATTACTGACTATTTTAACCAAACAGAAAAGGGACGATGATTTTACACAAGTAGTCATGAGCACAGAGATGAGCAAAAGAAATTTACAGAAAAATCTGATTCCAAAACTTTACTACCTGCTCGAAAAGGATTGTTTGACCCTTCCCTCACTGAAAGGGAAAAAAGAGGCAATAATGTATCTCGCATCCTATTTTCTCAGGTTCGCCAATATCACCCTTGACAAAAAAATTGAGAGTATCGATCCAGCCTTCCAGGATACACTCATCGGATATGAATGGCCCGGAAATATTCAGGAACTGAAAAATTGTATTATTAAAGCAGCTTTGCTTACCGAAGGGACAAATATTAATATTTCTGTTGTTTCTGGCCTGTTCGGGAATATGCCGAAAAAAAGAGATCGCAACATATCTGTGAAAACAATAGAGGGCCTTCGCAAGGAAAACTATGAAAAAGAGAAAATACTTGAGGCTCTTGAACTGGCCAAAGGAAATAAGACTATGGCAGCAACTATACTGAATATTGACAGGAAAACATTGTACAACAAGATCAAGCTCTATAATGTTACAACAAGCGGTTGA
- a CDS encoding ATP-binding response regulator: MMKKKGFSKIKLTVIAGYLLVVFIMAIGLLAIYNYLVDFSNKKIKNEDMSELLLVGNVLSKLYEIESEQNLFTAEGAQQYFSKYDSIVPEIHSSLDSLKILARDSYREEELDTIKLLIVKKKENLKTVAVLLDSIGKAPEIIRITESSYVPKKLNREISDYLEDSKIKDRDKSQSDTTVVMKGRRTFLNRVRDVFVPSNDSTLVIENRSVVEENSLSKIVDTLINKVRYSETLDLQRQNQFKKAFLERQEELNHTNRMLTNRIDEMLKGIEQEEIKKSLQLIIDKERALSSSQRTMFFALCLAILIVIIFGILFLVDINRSQRYRKQLEESNKRISELLFSREKLMLTISHDIKAPMSSIIGFIDLMNSGAYRKSSTYLGNMRKSAEHVLQLVSTLLDYHKLESGTWQPKESDFNLYSLVNETVSSFKPLAEQKGLEYIVENCLSVDSECHGDPYVIRQIMGNIISNAVKYTLNGRILIVTGEEVWESAKWLIFSVIDTGIGIDIDEQQLIFGEFQQLDEGADQSGNLDGSGLGLSITKRFVEILKGEIILKSKKGAGSEFIVKIPLKPVLSEKAAAPVEFSERHDLNDISVLAVDDDPIQLKMISGMLENMKVKCISEVNTFNLPSLIQKTKFDLMFLDLQMPGANGFEVIQELRKTKNINIDDIPVIALSARSDLSASDVKGYGFTDFLIKPFTQDQLYRIILRYVTQKNNKKPVFRVESKPEIKKGVGALINFVRTDRKISLEILQSFSDEMVRDLGSLKEFFDRQDYKSAGNLSHKMLPLFRMIGDKQVITLLEQLEREQPIFAGEEEYLFNAIRKSVDEAHVFIRELSENKDDE, translated from the coding sequence ATGATGAAAAAAAAAGGATTTTCAAAGATAAAATTAACCGTTATTGCCGGATATCTGCTGGTAGTATTTATCATGGCCATTGGGCTGCTTGCCATTTATAATTATCTTGTCGATTTTTCCAATAAGAAAATTAAAAACGAAGATATGTCGGAACTGCTGCTTGTGGGTAATGTACTGTCTAAACTTTATGAAATTGAGAGCGAGCAGAATCTATTCACAGCCGAGGGTGCGCAACAATATTTCTCCAAATACGACTCTATTGTTCCAGAAATCCACTCTAGTCTTGATTCATTAAAAATTCTTGCCAGAGATTCCTACCGAGAGGAAGAGCTCGACACCATCAAACTTCTTATAGTCAAAAAAAAGGAGAATTTGAAAACTGTTGCTGTACTGCTGGATTCTATCGGGAAAGCGCCGGAGATTATCCGTATAACCGAGAGCAGCTATGTACCTAAAAAGCTTAACAGGGAAATTTCAGATTATCTGGAAGATAGTAAAATAAAGGATCGCGACAAGTCTCAAAGCGATACTACTGTAGTAATGAAAGGACGTAGAACCTTTTTGAACCGGGTCCGCGATGTGTTTGTCCCCTCAAACGACTCAACTCTCGTAATTGAGAACAGGTCTGTTGTAGAAGAAAATAGCCTTAGTAAGATTGTCGACACCCTCATTAACAAGGTACGCTATTCGGAAACACTCGACCTGCAACGGCAAAATCAGTTTAAAAAGGCTTTTTTGGAACGGCAGGAGGAGCTTAATCATACCAACCGAATGCTTACAAATCGCATCGATGAAATGTTGAAAGGAATAGAACAGGAGGAGATAAAAAAATCTCTTCAGCTTATCATTGATAAGGAGCGTGCACTTTCATCATCGCAGCGCACTATGTTTTTTGCGCTATGTCTGGCAATACTGATTGTTATCATATTCGGTATTCTATTTCTGGTTGATATCAACAGAAGCCAGCGTTACAGAAAACAGCTTGAAGAATCCAACAAGCGCATATCGGAATTGCTGTTCTCACGTGAGAAACTGATGCTAACCATCTCTCACGACATTAAGGCGCCTATGAGTTCCATCATTGGATTTATTGACTTGATGAATTCTGGTGCCTACCGTAAAAGCAGCACCTATCTCGGCAATATGAGAAAGTCAGCAGAACACGTGCTGCAACTTGTATCCACGCTGCTCGATTACCATAAGCTTGAATCGGGTACGTGGCAGCCTAAGGAGTCCGATTTTAATCTTTACAGCCTGGTGAACGAAACTGTGTCGAGCTTTAAGCCGCTTGCTGAACAAAAAGGGCTGGAGTATATAGTAGAGAATTGTCTGTCGGTAGATTCTGAATGTCATGGCGATCCTTATGTGATCAGACAAATTATGGGAAACATTATCTCTAACGCAGTAAAATATACTTTAAATGGGAGAATATTAATTGTCACAGGAGAAGAGGTGTGGGAGTCAGCCAAATGGTTAATATTTTCAGTTATCGATACAGGTATAGGAATTGATATTGACGAACAACAGCTTATTTTCGGGGAGTTTCAGCAGCTGGATGAAGGTGCTGACCAGAGCGGAAATTTAGATGGAAGTGGTCTTGGGTTGTCTATTACAAAAAGATTTGTTGAAATATTAAAGGGTGAAATAATACTTAAATCTAAAAAAGGAGCAGGTTCTGAATTTATTGTGAAAATTCCCCTGAAACCGGTACTATCCGAAAAGGCAGCTGCACCGGTTGAATTTTCTGAAAGGCATGATCTGAATGATATTTCTGTTCTGGCAGTTGACGACGATCCAATTCAATTAAAAATGATATCAGGGATGCTTGAGAATATGAAGGTGAAATGCATTTCAGAGGTAAATACTTTTAATTTGCCATCACTCATTCAGAAAACAAAGTTCGATTTAATGTTCCTTGATCTTCAGATGCCCGGAGCAAATGGTTTTGAGGTTATTCAGGAGTTAAGAAAGACCAAAAATATTAATATTGATGATATTCCAGTCATAGCTTTGTCGGCACGTTCAGATCTTTCAGCATCAGATGTAAAAGGTTACGGGTTTACCGATTTTCTGATCAAACCATTTACTCAGGATCAGCTATATCGTATTATTTTGCGCTATGTGACCCAAAAAAATAACAAGAAACCTGTCTTTCGCGTTGAGTCTAAGCCTGAAATAAAAAAAGGTGTTGGAGCACTTATCAATTTTGTGAGGACAGACAGGAAAATATCTTTGGAAATACTGCAATCATTTTCTGATGAGATGGTTAGAGATTTGGGCTCATTGAAAGAGTTTTTTGATAGGCAAGATTACAAATCAGCAGGCAATCTCTCTCATAAAATGCTTCCGCTTTTCCGGATGATTGGTGATAAGCAGGTTATTACTCTTCTGGAACAACTGGAGAGAGAGCAACCTATATTTGCCGGGGAAGAGGAGTATTTGTTTAATGCTATTAGAAAAAGTGTGGACGAGGCACATGTTTTTATAAGAGAACTGTCTGAAAACAAAGACGATGAGTAA